The Bosea beijingensis genome contains the following window.
CCGAAGGCCGGACCCTTGGCGAAGGCGTAACCGAAGCCGCGCTCCGCGAGGAAGTTCTTGTAAGCGTCGGAATTCGCGACCTTGTCCGTGGCTTCGACGAGGCGCGCGGTCACGTCCGCGGGCAGGCCGGCGGGAGCGGCGAGGCCGCGCCAGGTGCCGCCCTCATACTCCTTGCCGATCGCCTGCTTGACGGTGGGCACCTTCGGGAAGGCCGAGATCACGTCCTTCGACATCACGGCGAGCGCCTTGACGCGGCCGGCGTCGAACATCGCCTTGCCTTCCGGCAGCGAGGACGGGACGATCTGGACGCCGCCCGAGGCCAATTCTTGGAAACCGGGCGCGGCGCCCTGGCTCGGCACCACCGTGACGCTCTTCGGGTTGATGCCCTCGAGCTGGAGCAGGCCGGCGAAGGCGAGGTGATAGGCCGCGCCGGCAGCCATACCGGAGAGCTTGTAATGGCCGACGGGCTGCTTCCTGATGTCGTCGAGCGCGGCGCGCAGGTCGCCCCAGGGCGAGTTCGCGGCGACATTGAAGGCGGCCGAGTCGAAATTCACCAGCGCCAGCGGCGTCAGCTTCTCATAGGTGAAGGGCGCCGTGTTCGACCAGTAATAGGTCGTGACCTCGGCCGTCGCGAGGCCGATCGTGTAGCCGTCCGGCTTGGCGTTGACGATCTCGGTATGGCCGACCACGCCGCCGCCGCCCGTGCGGTTGACGACGTTTACCGGCTTGCCGAGTTCCTTCTCGAGACCTGCCGCCAGGATGCGCGCGACCGCGTCCGTGCCACCACCGGCGGCCCAGGGCACGACCAGGGTGATTGGCCGTTCGGGCCAGGCGGCGAAGGCGGGGAAGGCGAGCGCCGCGACCGTGGCGGCCAGCAGCATCGTTCTGATCTTCATGACGTTTCTCCCGGTTCTGATTTTCTTGGTTTTTCTCCACCCGCGAGCATCGGGCTGGAAAGCATGTGGCCGCGCGTGTAGCCGAGCACCTGTCGCATCGCCTCGCGCGCCCGGTCGGCATCGCCGGCCGCGATCGCATCGAGCACGGCCGCGTGGTTCGCCAGGTTTCCGGCGAAGACATCGACGGTGAAGTCGAACATGGCGCTGAGGATCGCTTCGATCGCGCCACGGAAGCTGCGCAGGATCGGGTTGTTGGTCGCGTCGAGGATCGCGAGATGGAAGCGCTTGTCGGCGGCGATCGCCGCCTGCGGGCTGTTCTGATCGGCCTCCATCGCGACGAAAGCGGCGCGGATGCGGGCGAGGTCTTCGGATGTGGCGCGCACGGCTGCGAGCGCCGCCGCTTCCGGCTCGATGATCGCGCGGGTCTCTTCCAGCGCGAGCAGCAAATTGCGGTCGAGGCCATCCTCGCTGCGCATCCAGCCGAGCACGTCGGGGTCGAGCAAGGTCCATTCGTGGAGTGGGCGCACCTGCGTGCCATGGCGTGGCCGCACGCTGAGGAGGCCCTTGGCGGTCAGGATCTTGACGGCTTCGCGGACGACGCTGCGGCCGGCGCCATAGCGCTCCGCCAGCTCGAATTCCGGCGGCAGCACCGTTCCGGAGACGATTTCGCCCCGCACGATCGCGGCTCCGAGAGCTTGGACCATCGCCCCGATCTTGCCTGGCTTGCTGCGCTTCTGCATGTCCCGCGCCCTTCCGCGACAGCGAGATTGTCATGGTCGGCGCTTGCGCGCAACCATTCATCTGATGTTTAACATCAGATCATTGAGAAGCTGGGGAAAGCGACCATGACGACAGGCTTCACCGGGATCCACGCGATCCTCTATGCGCTGTTCGATGCCGGGGAGCGTCTCGACCGGCAGGCGATGCGGCGACAGGTGGAGATTTGCCTGGGCCTCGGCGTCCACGGTATCGCCGCGCTCGGGCTCGCGACCGAGGTCTCGAAGCTCACCGTCGCCGAGCGGCGGACCGTGATGGAATGGGCGTCGGAGGATCTCGCCGGGCGCAAGCCGCTGGCCTTCACGATCTACGGCTCCTCGGTCGGCGAGCAGATCGAACAGGTGAGGGCGGCCGAAGCGGTGAAGGCCGATTGGGTCATCCTTCAGCCGCCGATGGTCGGAAGCTTCGGCGCCGCCGAGTATATCCGCTTCTTCGGGCGGGTCGCGGAGGCGACGAGCCTGCCCGTCGCGATCCAGAACGCGCCGGCCTATATGGGGCGGGGCCTGTCGGCCGGCGATATCCGCGATCTCGTCGCGCAGCATCCGAACATCGCGCTGGTGAAGGGCGAGGCACCGGCAACGGATATCGCACAACTGATCGAAACCACCGAGAACCGCTTGCCGATCATGAACGGGCGCGGCGGGATCGAGCTGATCGAGAACCTGCGCGCCGGCTGCGTCGGCATGGTCCTGGCGCCCGACGTGATCGACTTCATGGTCCACGCCTATGAGAGCTTCAAGGCCGGGGATGAGGCGGCGGCCGAACTCGCCTATCGCGACGCTCTGCCGGCTATCGTCTTCATCATGCAGTCGCTGGAGAGCCTGATCTGCTACGGCAAGCGCGTCTTCGGCGCGCGGGCGGGCATCGCGATCCACGATCGCGCGCCGGCCATGCGGCCGACGGCCTTTGGCGAAGCGCTCGTGCAGCAGCACGTCGCGAAGCTTGGGCGCTTTTCAGGGCGCGCGCCTGATGGGCGCGGCGGCCACCTGCGCCCGGTTTGAGCGGACGGCGTCAGACCTGCCGCAGCCCGCGATAGCGCGCGAAGACGTTCTGGCGGCCAGCCGAAAAGATCATGACCTCGTAGGTATCCGGTTGCTGCCCGGCGACTTCCATGCCGGGTGAGCCGACAGGCATGCCTGAGACCGCGAGGCCCGTCGCCTTGGGGCGCTCGGCGAGCAGGCGCTTGATCGCCTCGGCCGGGACATGGCCCTCCACGACATAGCCGCCGATCTCGGCGGTGTGGCAGGAGGCCAGGGGATCGGGCACGCCGAGCCGCGCCTTCAGCGGTGCGACATCGGGCACCTCGACGACCTCGACCGGGAAGCCCGCTGCCTTCACATGCGCCACCCAGTTGCCGCAACAGCCGCAGTTGGGATCGCGCGTGACGATCATCTTCGGGAGCGTCTCGGCGGCCAGCGCCGATTGCGACAAGGCTAGGGCCGCCGCGGCTTGCGTCGCGCCCGTGAGGAGCATGCGGCGGGACGGGAGTCGTTGGATCGTCAAGAGGGCCTCCTTGGCCGTGATGTCAGCGGGTGGGGACCGAGCTGGGCGTGTAGCCCGCCGCGCTGACGAGCGCGCCGATGCTGGCGAAATCGCCGCCGCCCTGCACCGTGACCAGCTTGGAAGCAGGGTCCGCGGTGACGGTGGCGCCCGGAAAGGCGCCCTTGATGGCCTGTTCGATCCTGCCGGCGCAGTGGCCGCAGGTCATGTCGTCGACCCGGAGGCTGACGGCGTCGGAGGAAGCTTGCGTTGCCGCCGAGGCGGCGGTCGAATGCGGGTGGCAAGAGCACATGGCGTGTCGTTCCTGACTGTCGATGAATGCATCCTGCGCCTTCCCATAATGGTAAGGTCAAGCCCGTTGCGGCTATTCTCGCTCTTGCCTCCGGATTTGCATCTGCGGCTTTGCGTCGCCCGCCGATAAGGCACGAAGGGTGCGGGAGGCGCTCGGCTGCCTGCGGTCGCGGCAGGCAGAGCGCATCGCACTGGATTCCCGGCTCCGGGGGCGGCATGCTTCCCGGAAGCTCGAACAGCAGCGAGGAGAGGCTCCCTTGGACATCACACGCGCCGGATCGCGGCCCTCCGGCAAGGGCCCCTCGGACTGGTTCACCGGAGCGGTTCGCATCGACCCGCTCTGCAATTCCCATGCGGCCGAGCGCGTCCAGGGCGCGAGCGTCACCTTCGAGCCCGGCGCCCGCACGGCATGGCATACGCATCCGCTCGGGCAGACGGTGATCGTGACGGCGGGGCTCGGCCGTGCGCAATGCTGGGGTGGACCGATCATGGAAATCCGGCCCGGCGACGTCGTCTGGTTTCCACCCGGCGAGAAGCACTGGCACGGAGCCTCTCCGGCCACCGCGATGACGCATATCGCGATCCAGGAGGTTCAGGACGGCAAGGTCGTCGACTGGATGGAGCAGGTCTCCGACACCCAGTACGGCGGTTAACGATGTGAGCCGGTGCTTGCCGGCCCGCTGGGGAAGGCGTGCATCTGACGCTTTTATTTTGTCGCGAATTGGATCATTGATAGCGCTGTGAGTTTAATGCCTGCGTAACCTTACGAGAGAGTTCATGCGGCCCGAGCGCGTGCGACGGTTCCCAGCGCCTGTTCAGGCTCCCAGCCTCGGCCGCCGGCTGCAGGCGGCGAACGACAACGAGCCCGAGATCAGGGATAGCGTCGCCAGCATCCTGATCGGGCG
Protein-coding sequences here:
- a CDS encoding tripartite tricarboxylate transporter substrate binding protein, whose protein sequence is MKIRTMLLAATVAALAFPAFAAWPERPITLVVPWAAGGGTDAVARILAAGLEKELGKPVNVVNRTGGGGVVGHTEIVNAKPDGYTIGLATAEVTTYYWSNTAPFTYEKLTPLALVNFDSAAFNVAANSPWGDLRAALDDIRKQPVGHYKLSGMAAGAAYHLAFAGLLQLEGINPKSVTVVPSQGAAPGFQELASGGVQIVPSSLPEGKAMFDAGRVKALAVMSKDVISAFPKVPTVKQAIGKEYEGGTWRGLAAPAGLPADVTARLVEATDKVANSDAYKNFLAERGFGYAFAKGPAFGTFLATQHKNNGEIMGALGLRLRQ
- a CDS encoding FadR/GntR family transcriptional regulator, translating into MQKRSKPGKIGAMVQALGAAIVRGEIVSGTVLPPEFELAERYGAGRSVVREAVKILTAKGLLSVRPRHGTQVRPLHEWTLLDPDVLGWMRSEDGLDRNLLLALEETRAIIEPEAAALAAVRATSEDLARIRAAFVAMEADQNSPQAAIAADKRFHLAILDATNNPILRSFRGAIEAILSAMFDFTVDVFAGNLANHAAVLDAIAAGDADRAREAMRQVLGYTRGHMLSSPMLAGGEKPRKSEPGETS
- a CDS encoding dihydrodipicolinate synthase family protein, coding for MTTGFTGIHAILYALFDAGERLDRQAMRRQVEICLGLGVHGIAALGLATEVSKLTVAERRTVMEWASEDLAGRKPLAFTIYGSSVGEQIEQVRAAEAVKADWVILQPPMVGSFGAAEYIRFFGRVAEATSLPVAIQNAPAYMGRGLSAGDIRDLVAQHPNIALVKGEAPATDIAQLIETTENRLPIMNGRGGIELIENLRAGCVGMVLAPDVIDFMVHAYESFKAGDEAAAELAYRDALPAIVFIMQSLESLICYGKRVFGARAGIAIHDRAPAMRPTAFGEALVQQHVAKLGRFSGRAPDGRGGHLRPV
- a CDS encoding DUF411 domain-containing protein, with protein sequence MTIQRLPSRRMLLTGATQAAAALALSQSALAAETLPKMIVTRDPNCGCCGNWVAHVKAAGFPVEVVEVPDVAPLKARLGVPDPLASCHTAEIGGYVVEGHVPAEAIKRLLAERPKATGLAVSGMPVGSPGMEVAGQQPDTYEVMIFSAGRQNVFARYRGLRQV
- a CDS encoding heavy-metal-associated domain-containing protein — its product is MCSCHPHSTAASAATQASSDAVSLRVDDMTCGHCAGRIEQAIKGAFPGATVTADPASKLVTVQGGGDFASIGALVSAAGYTPSSVPTR
- a CDS encoding (R)-mandelonitrile lyase, with product MDITRAGSRPSGKGPSDWFTGAVRIDPLCNSHAAERVQGASVTFEPGARTAWHTHPLGQTVIVTAGLGRAQCWGGPIMEIRPGDVVWFPPGEKHWHGASPATAMTHIAIQEVQDGKVVDWMEQVSDTQYGG